The following nucleotide sequence is from Paenibacillus odorifer.
GCGGTTGCATCTGATGCCTCGGCGAGATCGCGGTCCAAGAATTGCAGAAACTGTTGAAAGGAGGCTTGGCGCTTCCAGTTGCGCATCGATTGGGGTTCTTGTTCCAGATGGAAAAAGAACTCTAATACCTCCATTGCCTTCTCTGAAATTTTCATATACTTCGGAATAAAAATCGAGCATATATCGCAGTGATTTAAATAAGCTTTTTGTTTATGGCTCTCGATGAGCTCGCTCTGATTTTCCAGACATTCGTTCATATCCTGACACTCGATCCAGCTGCCGAAAGTCTGAAAATGAATCCAGATGATTTCTGTTTCGATAGGACAGGGGGCAAAGCCATAGTGATGGGCATCTGGTCGAAGGATGAGGAATTCTCCTTCCTTTAGCTCCCAGTGCACCTCGTTCTCGGCGATAGGCAACGTACCCTTTTTAACAATGATTAGATCAAATACGCCGATGCAATTACGACTGATATGATAGTCTCCAGCATTGTAGTGAGCACGGCCACAGTCTATGAAATAAGGAATAGGCGGTGTGATAAAGCTAAGAATCGGTGAGTTCATCGCGAGCCTCCAAAAGGTTGTAATTCCTAAAAATCAGGTTGGAATCCATCGTTTTTGCATGAAGTAGATGAGACTAGCCCGCACCTTTCCTAAACTCCGAAGGCGAGCATTTCATCGCTTTGCGGAAAACCTTTATAAAATAGCTTACATTATCAAATCCGACCTCGAATGCGATGTCGGATATTTTTCTTTCACTTTGCTGCAGCAGATCGGCAGCCTGGCGAATCCGGTAAGAGTTGATGTAATCGACTGGCGTTTTACGAGTCATCATTTTGAAGAAGCGGCAGAATTGCCCCTCGCTCATGGGAATAAGCTCTGATAGATCACGGGTACGGATCGGTTCCTGATAGTTATCTTGGATATAAAGGATCACCTTTTTAAGGCGGTTAATCTTGGTAGTATCTGCATCATCCGATTGGCTGCGGTTCTCAAATCGGCCCTCTGCGGTAATCTTGGAAAGCATGATTAGCAAAGTTCCTTTCATAAAGGTCTCAAATCCGGGCATTTTATTAGCGTATGCCTCCATCATTTGCTTCAGATGATGAAGCAGTTCCTGCTGCCAAGGGATAGCGGGTGTAATATGTCTCGGAAAGCTTTGGCGTTTCTCTTGCAGTGGCAAAATCGCGTTTTGCTGGATCGTATCGTACTGGGCGCTAGCCAAAAGATCAGGCAGAAATACAAGCGCACAGAATTTGCAGGGGGTGTCTTCGTTCAGCACATAGGCGGCGTGTATATCGCCAGATTCGATAAATACCGCTTCTCCAGCTCGGAGAGGAAAATATTCTGTGTCTACTTGGAACAGAATTTCTCCTTCTAGCAGCATAAAGAACTCCGCTTCTTCATGCCAATGTGTATCAAGTACATGCGTTCCGGATGGAAGCTCGATCCAATAAGCTGCGAGTGGAAACATACTATCTCCATGAACTCTGTTTTCTTTTAGCAAACTCTGAGTTGTACGGTCCATATAAACGCCTCTTTTCTTAAAAAACATCAAAATAGTGTTATAAATGAGCTATATAGTATTAGTTTTGTTCATTTTTTATCGGTATAATGCAACTATAAACACCAAATTGAAAGGTGGCAAGTACACAATGAAATTTACTGATGGTCTCTGGCTGGTTCGTGAAGGTATCACGATTAACGGCGCAGTTCAAAATTATGTTGTAGAAAAGACTCCCGAAGGATTAACAGCAATTACACAAACGACTCCAATCACAGGGCGCGCAGCAACGCTGAATTCAACCCTGCTTACTGTAAAATTCCATTCCCCGCTTCCAGGCGTGGTAGGCATTAAAATTATTCATCATGATGGTGTACAGGAACGTGGTCCGGTTTTCGAACTGACTAAAGGAACTGGCGATCATGTGAAGATTGAAGAAACGGATCTCGAAACCGTGCTGATCAGCGGCGGACTTCGTGTAGTGATTCGCAAAGGCGAACAATGGGCGGTTGACTTCTATCGCGGCGAAGAACGTATTACAGGCAGTGGCTTTAAATCCATGGCTTACATCACCGACCAAGACGGCAACACGTACATGCGTGATGAGCTGGATCTCGGCGTAGGCGAATTCGTATATGGTCTGGGCGAACGTTTTACAGCTTTCGTGAAAAATGGACAAACCGTAGATATCTGGAACAAAGACGGCGGTACTAGCTCCGAGCAAGCTTACAAAAACATTCCTTTCTATGTATCAAGCAAAGGTTATGGCGTATTCGTTAATCATCCGGAATTGGTTTCCTATGAAATCGCTTCAGAAAAAGTGAAAAAGGCCCAATTTAGCGTAGCTGGAGAAAGCTTGGAATACTTCGTAATCGATGGACCTACCATTAAAGACGTTATTAGCAACTATACTGCTCTTACAGGTAAACCAGCGCTTCCACCAGCATGGACTTTTGGATTGTGGCTGACAACTTCGTTTACTACCAACTATGATGAAGAAACTGTAAATTCCTTCGTAGAAGGTATGGCAGAACGTGATCTGCCGCTGCATGTATTCCACTTTGACTGCTTCTGGATGCGTGAGTATCAATGGACTGATTTTGAATGGGATAAACGTGTATTCCCAGATCCAGAGGGCATGCTGAAACGCCTGAAGGAAAAAGGCCTGAAGATCTGCGTATGGATCAACTCTTATATTGGCCAACGTTCACGCTTGTTTGAAGAAGGCAAGAAAAACGGATACTTGATCAAAAAGCCTAACGGTGACGTTTATCAATGTGACCTGTGGCAAGCGGGTATGGGACTGGTGGATTTCACTAACCCTGCGGCTTGTGAATGGTATGCCGGCTACCTGCGTGATTTGGTAGATATGGGCGTAGACAGCTTTAAGACAGACTTCGGTGAGCGGATTCCTACAGATGTAGTTTATTTCGACGGATCTGATCCGATGAAAATGCACAACTACTACACGCAACTGTACAACAAAGTTGTATTTGAAGTATTGGAAGAGAAGCTTGGCAAGAATGAGGCAGCATTGTTCGCACGTTCTGCAACTGCTGGCGGCCAACAGTTCCCAGTTCACTGGGGCGGAGATTGCTACGCAGATTATGAATCCATGGCAGAAAGCCTTCGTGGCGGTTTGTCCCTAGGTTTGTCCGGTTTCGGTTTCTGGAGTCACGATATCGGTGGTTTCGAGAACACTGCTCCGGCACATGTATTCAAACGCTGGTTAGCTTTTGGACTGTTGTCCAGCCACAGCCGTCTGCACGGCAGCACTTCGTATCGTGTACCTTGGGCGTACGATGATGAAGCTTGTGATGTTACCCGCTTCTTCACGAAGCTTAAATGCAGCTTGATGCCTTACCTGTATGATGTGGCTGGCCAGGCTGCAGAGCATGGCTGGGCTTCTATGCGGGCGATGGTTATGGAATTCCCGGAAGATCCAACATGCGAAGTGCTCGATCGCCAATACATGCTGGGTGATTCCTTGCTCGTAGCGCCTATTTTCCAAGAAAACGGCGAAGTGAAATACTATCTGCCAGCGGGTCGCTGGACACACCTGCTATCTGGTGAAACTGTACAAGGCGGATCATGGCGCAAAGAGAAATATGATTTCTTCAGCTTGCCACTGTTCGTTCGTCAGAACTCCTTGCTGGCAATCGGCAGCATCGACAACAAACCGGATTATGACTTTGCGGATGGCGTGAAATTTGGCCTGTATTCACTTGAAGAAGGTACTACTACTTCTGCAACCGTACGTGATCTTAAAGGTGCTCCTGAATTGACTGTGAAGGCTGCCCGCAAAGGCAACAGCGTAACAGTTACTGCAGAAGGCAGCGGTAAAGAATTCTCGCTTTCCCTTAAAGATCTGGGAGCTATCGCTTCCGTAGAAGGTGCAGAGCAAGTAGATGAGACTACAGTGAAAGTAAACGCAGGTGCAAAATCCGCATCGTTTACCATTACACTGAAATAAGATGATTTCTTAAAGCATATTGATATAGCCATAACCTCTCTTGTAGACTGGGTGAATGATCCGTTCCCTGGTTTATAGGAGAGGTTTTAGTGTTACAATCTTAACTAATAACGGGGGAAACGTTATGAATACTAATTTAATTAAGGGAAGTGGAGTTTTGAATCAGACGGACTATACCTCTGCTACGGTTCTTTCAACCGCCGCTAATTTTATAATGAATAGGCAAGAACCTTTTACACATACCTTCCGGACTTATATTCGTTTACGGGAAAACGGCCCGTTGCAGCTAAAATTTTGGCATAGCAATGCGGTGGATTCCACCTGGGACCAAGGGCTTGAAGCTTCAGGCAGTGAACCTGGGGGCAGTTGGGTGATCGAATCGGCTTTTATCGCGGATGGAGGCACTGAGCCAAACGGAGGTATTCTTGAGCATACACAACATGCTGTCACCTTTGAAGGCAATGTCTCCAAACCAGTAGCGGCCGGTGAATGCTTCTGGAGTGATGAGACAAGCATTAATCTACCCGATGGCCATTACTTAGCTTTTACATGGACGATTAAGACAACCGCTGCGGGCAAATCCATTCCTTTCAATGTAGAAGGCATGCTGGCAACCGCTTATGATGCGCCCGGAAATCTGGCTGCACAGGAATCAGCCGATGGATTTACAGAATCCGACAAGCTTCTGGTACTGCCAAGCTATATCGGGTATAAGAAAGCTGTGAATAAGAAGCTAGTATTTTTGGGAGATTCGATTACTCAAGGTGTGCGGACATTAAAGGACGGATACGAATATTGGGCAGCGAGAATTGCGGATGGTCTTGGTGCAGAGATTGGCGTATGGAATCTCGGCTCAGGCTGGGCTAGAGCGTATGATGTGGCTGCGGATGGCCCTTGGCTTCACAAAGCTAAACAGAGTGATGAACTGATGATTGTCCTCGGCGTAAATGATATTGATATTGGCTGCCGCTCTGCAGATGAGTTACTTGGTGATCTGACAACTATTATTGCTAAGATCAAAACAGCAAATGCTGATGCTAGTATTATTCTAAGTACGGTGCCGCCGTTTAATTTTCAGGAGGCAAGAGAAGAAACTTGGCGTAGAGTGAATCATGAAATCCTGACTAACCCACCCGCTGGAGTAGACCGTGTGTTTGATATAGCAAGCCTATTATCGTTGCCTGCACCAGACGATCACCGGATCAGACCGGAATATATGAGTGGACAAGACGACCCGCATCCGAACGGCATAGCCGGTAAGACGGTTGCGGACGCCTTTTTAAACTGGTATTGATCAACTCTTAAATGTGTCCCGGTAGTCCTTAGGTGAAGATCCGACCTGCTTCTTAAACACTTTGCTGAAATATTTAACATCATGAAAACCGACCATTTCGGAGATTTGGGTCAGCTTCAGACGAGGATTCTGCAATAGCAGCTTAGCTTTATCTATTCGGATATTAACAATAAAGTCGGAAAAGTTAATACCGTATTCCTGTTTGAATCGGCGGGAAATATATTCACGGCTAACAAAAAACTTTCCGGCCACTTCCTGTAAGGACAGGTCGGAAGCATAATTAAGCTCGATATATTTGACGATATCATGCATCGGATTACGTTCTTTAGCTTGTTTCAGGGCGATTACTTCGGCCAGCTCCTGCATTAGGGTATACGACCAGTCACGCCAAGCGAATAAGGAGAACGAGTAACCGTTCGTATAAGGAGCTGGGTGAAGCTGGTCGGCCTGTTCAAGCTCGGCCAGTGCACCTTCAGCTTCAGGGCCTAACATTTCCCGAACCAGCTGGGAACGAAATAATAGAGCATCATTTTTCCATGAGTTTAGGATTTCTGGTGTAACAATCCCGCCTCGGCTAAGCTCATCTACCCAGTGCTGCGCAGCTGTTGATAATATTTCTGGACTTCCGCTGATGACTGCCATTTTCCAATCTTCCTTGACGTCAGCAAAGTTCGTTGCTGATATATTACCGCGAACCTCTGCTTTGGCGATCTCTTTACGATCTCTGAACTCTTCGGAGGAGGAGGAGAAATGGCAGTAATCCTCATGAATTAATAAGTTTCGGCGTTGTAATGCCTCTGCCACCTCTGCACGCTGATAAGGTAACTGCTTAGGTAAGCTGCCGATGCTGCTGATTCCAAAATGCATTCGGACCTGCAAGGTAGAGTAGATGCCATGATTGATTCTGCCTATTAGCTCGACCACAGAGGTTTGAATATCCCACAGAATAATCGCAATCTCCGGAGGACCTCCCCAATAACGAAAAGCAACACCCTTATGCGGACTGTGCAAAAATTCATTACAAATATTGACGATGGCGTAGTTCATTAGCTCGGTGTCTCCGCCAAAACGTTTAATCAAAGGATTGTTACCCGCATCTGTCTGCACCAATATTAAGCGAGCGGAATGGATGTTTTCCGGAATGATCCTATCACTGCATAACCTCCGCAAAGATAAATCAGAATTGATCGGATCATCAATTAGTGCGGATAATAGCTTTTCCCCATAAATGGGCTTGAACTCATTAAGCTGAATACTCTGTTTCTGCCGCTCGCTTCGGTCATCTTCTTCTGAGCGCCAGGCTGCAACTGCCTTAGCTACCGCTACATTGATTGCCTCGGCTTCGATGGGCTTCAGGATATAATCAATCCCCCCATGCCGCACAGTCTGACGTACGAACTCAAAATCATTATGTCCGCTGACTACAATAAACTTAGTGTTGCCGGCGAATTCGTTCACCCAGGTCATTAACTCTATCCCGTTACCTGATTCCATCATCATATCCATAATGACTAATGCTGGTTTAGCCTGCCGGATGATCTCGATGGCTTCATTTCCATTTCCGGCTTCCAGAATTTCATCGATTTGATGGGCTTCCCAGTCGACAAGCAGTCTGACTGCCTTTCTAACTCTTGCCTCGTCATCAACAATCAACGCCTTCATATCTTTTCACGCTCCGCTATAATTTCAATTTCCAATTTCACTACTACTCCGCCTGCTCTAAGGTTATCAACAGTTAAAGTGGCGCTATCTCCGCACACAAACTTGAGTCGAGCCAGAACGTTCGGCAGACCAATACCTGATCCTGAAGTCTCCTTGGTTTGCTCTGTGTTTCTTAATAAATCTATATCTGTTCTAGTAGGATGCTGTAGCTTCTGCTTTAAAAGATCTAACTTCGCTGAAGGAATCGCATTTCCGTTATTTTGGATACAAATTTCCATCCGGTTGTCATCCACTTTTGCTGCGGTGATTTCAATGAATCCGTCACTGCGGGAAAGATTAAAGCCGTGTTTGAAATAATTTTCAACAATAGGCTGTAAAATCATTTTCGGCATAAACGTCTCTAAAAGTGATTCCTCCATATCGTAGCGGAAACTGAACTTATTTTCAAAACGTTCCTTTTGCAGTTCAATGTAGGCTTTGACATGATCCAGCTCATCCTTAACAGTTACGATCTTCTCCTCATTGTACATGCTGTAGCGCATCATTTTGGCTAGAGCTGAAAGAAGTGAGTAAATTTGGGGCACTTTAAGTTCTAAGGCCAGCGTGCCAATGATCTGCAATGTGTTATTCAGAAAATGCGGGTTGATTTGTGCCTGCAGAGCCCGCAGCTCATTGGTCTTATTGGACAATTCCAGCTTGTACTCCCTTAGGATCAGGTTGTTGATCGTGTCCATCATACTGCGGAATCGCTCGGTAACCACGCCAATCTCATCTTTGCCCATAGGTTGAATATCAACATCAAGATTACCGGTCTGCACCTGATTCATGTAACGAGTCAACTGCTTGATCGGGGCTGTGATTCGAAAAGAGATCAGAGTCGTTAAGGTGGCAATTGTAATTAATAGTAGAACAAGGAGGATTATATTGATCGCTGCCGCCTCGTTGGCTTCCCGGAAGAGATAGGACGTAGGAATCTGCTTCACGAGGGTCCAATTTAAACCTTGGGTTTCGATTCTCTGGTAAATAAACACAGCATCTTCCTCTTCAAAATACCCTTGGGAGCTTTGATTGGTAGCGATTTGCTTGTTGTACCAGGAGGCATGTAGACGCTTGCCGTATTCCTCACTGTTGCTTCCGTATACAATCTTGCCATCGCCATCCAGCAGCCAAATGTTTTCCTGTTTCTGATCATATAACTGACTGACGATGTCGGTAAGAGCCGTTAGCTTAACATCGATCGACAGGAAGCCGATTGGAGTGGTAGTTGGAATCCTTTCAATTCGTCTATGCAATGTGAACACAGGCTCCGGTATGAGTTGCGGGATAGGTGAAGTTAGGCCGTAGCTGTGACTTATATGTGTACTTTGTATAACCACAGGAGAACTGCTAGTGATATCTGAGTCGGCATAGGGAGGAATACCCTGCCAACGTTTGGGTGTATTCTGGGTGAGCAAAGTGGCTTTTCTATCCTTGGCACCGTACAGATACACCTGGGATATATCTGGCATGGATGAAGAAATGTAATTTAGAGAAGAATAAATTCGTGTATTTGCTGCCATATCCTCATATCCCGCTTCGAGCAGTCTGTAGAAATCTGAATCTGAATAAACGATAAGGGAGAGACGATTGATCTCCTGAATCAGACTTTCGATGTTTCTATTGCCTTGAAAGAGGAGGTTCGTATTCTCGTCTACTGCCCTTGTTCTTAGGGATTGAGTGCTATAGTGATAGCTAATAAACATGGTGGCCATAATACAAATTAACGTTGGCAGTAGGATAAAAACGATCAATTTTGTGCGAATCGTGTTCCATTTCATCGAAATTTGTCACATCCGATCAATATTTTACACCTGAAAGATCACTTTAGTAGGTGTGAGGTACCCTGAAAAAAACAGATAATATGTGTATAAAGCATAAACAAGTAAGTGAGCAAAAGAAAGGGGGGGGCAATAAATGCGCGGCACTAAGTTGTCCCAGTTAGGTCAACAGCTTTTTTTCGTTGGTCCGGCAGTTTTGTTTTTTACCTTAATAACGATTATCCCATTTTTGATGGGGATGTATTACTCTTTCACAGATTGGAACGGTGTATCCGGTAATGTAAGTTGGGTCGGATTTCAAAACTTTTCCACTATTTTCTCAAATGACCCTGACTTCTGGTCTTCCTTTTGGTTTACGGTAAGATTTACGGTGTTAGGTGTGATTTTGACTAACGTGGTAGGCTTCTTCTTGGCTTATCTGTTAACTAAACCTTTAAAGACACGTAACATGCTTCGGACCATTTTCTTTATGCCGAACGTTATCGGGGGGTTGTTGCTTGGTTTCATCTGGCAATTTATCTTCATCAAAGGGTTCGCCACTATGGGCGACCTGACGGGATGGTCCTTCTTTAATCTTCCTTGGCTCGGTGATGCCACAACAGGATTTTGGGCGATTGTAATGGTCTTTGTTTGGCAGTCTTCCGGTTATCTAATGGTTATCTACATTGCTTCGTTGAGTAACGTATCCAAAGAAGTACTAGAAGCGGCTGATATTGATGGGGCTTCCCGTTGGCAGGTGCTACGCAATATCGTAGTTCCACTAATTATGCCTGCTGTAACTATCGGATTATTCTTGGCCATTTCCTGGTCATTCAAAATGTTTGACCTTAACTTGTCCTTGACGAAGGGCGGACCGTTCAAATCGACAGAATCCGTTGCTATGAATATTTACAATGAAGCCTTCCTGAACAATCGTTACGGGCTGGGTACTGCAAAAGCGCTGCTGTTCTTTGTAATTGTAGCCATCATTACTCTGATTCAGGTCCGTATCACGAAGAGCAAGGAGGTTGAAGCGTAATGAAACCTACAGAAAAAAAGAGATGGAATATTGGCACGGAAGTGATAATGATCCTCCTGGCCCTGCTCTTTCTCTCTCCATTCTATTTCTTGCTCGCAAACTCGGTGAAATCCTTCGGTGAAATTCTGAGTGATGCGGCAAGCTGGCCAAAAGTATTTATGTGGTCGAACTATTCAACCGCTTGGAAATTAGCCCGTTTCGGTGAAGCTTTCCGAAACTCGGTTATTATCACAGTGATCAGTGTTATTCTAATCTCTCTGTTCAGTGCGATGGCATCCTATCGTATGGTTCGGGCGAATACGAAATTCAATCAGTTCTTGCTGCTTATATTTGTAGCGGCAATGGTAGTTCCGTTTCAAACGATCATGATTCCAATTCTGAAGGTCGTAAATGTTATTGGAGTAAACAACTCTTTCCTTGGTTTGATTATCACGAATCTAGGGATCAGTGTTCCGATGGCGATCTTCCTGTTCCACGGCTTTATCAAGTCCGTTCCTCTTGAAATTGAAGAGGCGGCTACAGTAGATGGATGTAATCCTATTACCGTGTTCTTCCGTATTGTGCTTCCTTTGCTGAAGCCAATGGTGATGACAACAATCGTGCTAAACGCACTTGGAATATGGAATGACTATCTGTTGCCATCCTTGATTCTTCAGGCACCAGAGCTTCGGACCATTCCACTGGCGACTTTCTCCTTCTTTGGTCAATACACCAAACAATGGGATATGGCACTTCCGGCTCTCGTAATCGGGGTCGCACCAATTATCATTTTCTACCTGTTTATGCAACGTTACATTGTTGAGGGAATAGCGGCTGGCTCGGTGAAAGGTTAACACCGAGCCCTCCGTTCCAAATATTTTTTAAGCAGTCCACTATTTTAAGGGGGAATATATAATGAAGAAGAAACACTCCGCAGTTGCTCTATCAGCAGTAATGGCAATGAGTTTAGCTCTAACGGCATGTGGTGGTAATAATAACGCTTCTAGTAACTCACAAAATGGAAGCGCTGGCACAAATTCAGGTGAAGTGAAGACCGTTAAGATCTTCCAATTCAAAACTGAAATCGTAGAAGGCCTCAATGAGCTTAAGGTTGAATTCGAAAAAGAATACCCTAACATCAAGCTGGATATCCAAACAGTTGGTGGTGGTGCGGACTACGCAGCAGCATTGAAAACTAAATTCGCTTCCGGCGATGCGCCTGATATTTTCTCCAATGGTGGATATGCAGAAATGGAACTTTGGGGAGACAAGATGGAAGATCTGTCCGACCAACCTTGGGTAAAAGATCTGATTCCTATGGCTGCAGAGCCTATGACTAAAGATGGCAAAGTATACGGTATGGCAATGAACCTTGAGGGTATCGGTATTGTGTATAACAAGGACTTGTTCGCTAAAGCGGGAATCACTGAAACTCCAAAAACATTGTCACAGCTTGAAGAAGCAGCTAAAAAGCTGCAAGCTATCGACGTAACTCCTTTTGGTAATGCATATCAGGAATGGTGGCTGCTAGGTAACCAAGGGATCAGCGTAGCCTTTGCACAACAAGATAATGTAGATGAATTCATCAAAGGTTTGAATGAAGGAACTGGTACAATTGTAGGCAATAAAACGTTTGAAGAGTGGAGCAAGTATCTCAAACTGACTTTACAATACGGACAAAAGAATCCTTTGACCACAGATGCTAACACTCACCTGGCAATGTTCGCAAAAGGTGAAACTGCAATGATGCAAGAAGGTAACTGGGCACAAACTCTTGTTGATAACATCACTCCTGATATGAACATTGGTATGTTCCCTATGCCAATCAATGAAGATGCTGAGAAGAATGACAAAATGACTGTAGGTATCCCTGCGAACCTAGTAGTCAACAAAGAATCCGGTTCTAAAGAAGAAGCAAAAACTTTCTTGAACTGGTTGGTAACTTCCGATATGGGTAAAGAGTATATCGTTAAAAAATGGAAATTCATCCCTGCTTTGTCCACAATCGAAGCAACACCTGAAGACATCGGTATGCTTGGAGCAGACGTATGGAACTATGTAAAAGAAAACAAAGTTTATGGCCTGCAATCCTCCAAATTCCCTGATGGTGTAACGCAAGAATTTGCCAGCGTGATCCAACAGTTCATCGCTGACAAGGTTGACGTTAACGGCTGGATGACTGGTATGCAAGCTG
It contains:
- a CDS encoding ABC transporter substrate-binding protein, yielding MKKKHSAVALSAVMAMSLALTACGGNNNASSNSQNGSAGTNSGEVKTVKIFQFKTEIVEGLNELKVEFEKEYPNIKLDIQTVGGGADYAAALKTKFASGDAPDIFSNGGYAEMELWGDKMEDLSDQPWVKDLIPMAAEPMTKDGKVYGMAMNLEGIGIVYNKDLFAKAGITETPKTLSQLEEAAKKLQAIDVTPFGNAYQEWWLLGNQGISVAFAQQDNVDEFIKGLNEGTGTIVGNKTFEEWSKYLKLTLQYGQKNPLTTDANTHLAMFAKGETAMMQEGNWAQTLVDNITPDMNIGMFPMPINEDAEKNDKMTVGIPANLVVNKESGSKEEAKTFLNWLVTSDMGKEYIVKKWKFIPALSTIEATPEDIGMLGADVWNYVKENKVYGLQSSKFPDGVTQEFASVIQQFIADKVDVNGWMTGMQAAWDKLKK